Proteins encoded together in one Orrella marina window:
- a CDS encoding nitrite/sulfite reductase, translating to MYQPSEFDLARLKERAVQLSTQISRNKQGLLSDDQLKPLRLQNGLYIQRHAPMLRIAIAYGMLNSDQLRALADVARRYDRGYGHFTTRQNMQLNWIEVEDTPSALSDLAEVGLHGIQSSGNCLRNITSDALAGIAPDEIIDPRPYAELLRQWSTFHPEFAFLPRKFKVALTGTPEDRALVQIHDLAFEVVDAQPSAVFRVRVGGGLGRTPILGPVIRERLDWTDLLTYTHAIMRVYNELGRRDNLTKARIKILVRTVGLERFRDMVEAEWETLKDGPQKLPLSELERIRASFKEPDWSAGALLDEQQILLTGEEKLAWDRWRTRNVLPHRISGHAAVLIALKNAGRPPGDVTSQEMEAIADLADQFSQGYLRVSHAQDLVLPAVRQADLPAVYQALNALGLASSVGGLIGDMVACPGGDYCALANARSLPIADEIARRYANLDAQEDLGPLDLRISGCMNSCGHHHTGHIGILGVDKDGAAFYQVLLGGHSGHGAPAALGTIIGRAFAEDEIADAIEEILNTYLEQRTSGETFRQAVERLGKKTFADAADTIRTSTVRKAGSGSGKREAEGTPA from the coding sequence ATGTACCAACCTTCTGAATTCGATCTGGCCAGACTTAAAGAGCGAGCCGTTCAGCTTTCCACGCAGATCAGTCGCAACAAGCAGGGATTGCTAAGCGACGATCAGCTCAAGCCGTTGCGGTTGCAAAACGGTCTGTACATCCAGCGACACGCGCCGATGCTGCGTATTGCCATCGCCTACGGCATGCTTAACAGTGACCAACTGCGTGCTCTGGCAGATGTAGCGCGTCGCTATGACCGCGGTTACGGGCACTTCACCACCCGCCAGAACATGCAGTTGAACTGGATCGAAGTCGAAGACACCCCGTCAGCCCTCTCAGACCTGGCTGAAGTCGGTCTGCACGGCATACAGTCCAGCGGAAACTGCCTGCGTAATATCACCAGCGACGCCCTCGCTGGTATTGCGCCTGACGAGATCATCGACCCCCGCCCCTATGCAGAACTGTTGCGGCAATGGAGCACCTTTCATCCTGAGTTTGCGTTCCTGCCCCGCAAATTCAAGGTTGCCTTGACCGGCACACCGGAAGATCGCGCACTGGTTCAGATTCACGACCTCGCCTTCGAAGTCGTAGATGCGCAACCTTCTGCGGTGTTCCGGGTTCGCGTTGGAGGTGGCCTTGGTCGAACACCCATTCTTGGACCCGTCATCCGGGAGCGTCTGGACTGGACTGACCTGCTGACCTACACACACGCCATCATGCGTGTCTACAACGAGCTTGGCCGACGCGACAATCTCACCAAGGCTCGCATCAAGATTCTGGTGAGAACGGTCGGACTGGAGCGTTTCAGAGACATGGTAGAAGCCGAATGGGAAACGCTCAAGGACGGTCCGCAGAAGCTGCCATTGAGCGAACTTGAGAGGATACGCGCGTCTTTCAAGGAACCCGACTGGAGCGCTGGCGCCCTGCTCGACGAACAACAGATCCTGCTCACAGGTGAAGAAAAGCTGGCCTGGGATCGCTGGCGTACGCGCAACGTTTTACCGCATCGCATATCCGGCCACGCAGCCGTGCTGATTGCCCTCAAGAACGCAGGACGTCCGCCTGGAGATGTCACGAGCCAGGAGATGGAAGCCATCGCCGATCTGGCAGATCAGTTCAGCCAGGGCTACCTCCGTGTCAGCCATGCTCAGGATCTGGTCCTGCCGGCTGTCCGCCAGGCGGACCTGCCAGCCGTCTACCAGGCGCTGAACGCATTGGGACTGGCATCTTCTGTCGGCGGCCTGATCGGTGACATGGTCGCCTGTCCGGGCGGAGACTACTGTGCGCTGGCCAACGCCCGTTCGCTGCCGATCGCAGACGAAATCGCCAGACGCTACGCGAACCTGGACGCGCAAGAGGACCTGGGTCCGCTGGACTTACGCATTTCTGGCTGCATGAACAGTTGCGGTCACCACCACACCGGTCACATCGGAATCCTGGGCGTGGACAAAGATGGCGCGGCCTTCTACCAGGTGTTGCTCGGTGGGCACTCAGGTCATGGCGCACCCGCCGCACTGGGAACCATCATCGGGCGGGCGTTTGCTGAAGACGAGATTGCCGATGCAATCGAAGAGATCCTCAACACCTATCTTGAACAGCGTACGTCGGGTGAGACTTTCCGCCAGGCCGTTGAACGACTCGGTAAAAAAACCTTTGCCGATGCAGCCGACACGATCCGTACCTCGACCGTG
- a CDS encoding sulfurtransferase, with protein sequence MQTGSDVMAQSTYPAMLSMKKVHRPVWTVATLLLIILATQWVTYQGSAYATGSSQAAFSPAAPQGQDDPDLAPESQWVIGPHDALGMIAAGATLLDARTLAARKIWPASLNALPVHWQDFSYKAFQDRGVPLPAQEGAGILHEMAVTSERPVIVLGDWAEGWGEDGRVVWTLRQWGYRQVFMVDGGHAALEKARALGKSSTLVDGMAHQTSHQLPAQKAAQPAQDVAEVSTSQVRELLDHEDIVFLDVREPREYAGATPYGESRGGHLPGAVNVWFKAFLSEEGTLRSASEVHNILVRAGALDASSAQESPMIVVYGSGGFRSAWVAGVLSHYGYDVRHYAGSMWQWSDRPWFWYPLVTASR encoded by the coding sequence ATGCAAACAGGTTCCGATGTCATGGCACAGTCCACCTATCCAGCAATGCTCTCCATGAAAAAAGTCCATCGTCCGGTCTGGACAGTCGCGACCTTGTTGCTGATCATCCTCGCGACACAGTGGGTCACGTATCAGGGATCGGCTTATGCAACGGGGAGCTCGCAAGCCGCCTTCAGTCCAGCCGCACCACAAGGACAGGATGACCCAGATCTGGCGCCAGAAAGTCAGTGGGTTATCGGCCCGCATGACGCACTGGGGATGATTGCGGCGGGTGCAACCTTGCTGGACGCTCGCACCCTGGCGGCCAGAAAAATCTGGCCTGCCTCGTTGAACGCACTGCCAGTGCATTGGCAGGACTTCTCGTACAAGGCGTTTCAGGATCGGGGGGTTCCTTTGCCAGCGCAAGAAGGAGCCGGGATCCTGCATGAAATGGCTGTGACAAGTGAGCGTCCTGTGATCGTGCTGGGTGACTGGGCAGAGGGCTGGGGCGAGGACGGTCGGGTTGTCTGGACCTTGCGACAGTGGGGGTATCGACAAGTGTTCATGGTTGATGGTGGCCATGCAGCACTGGAAAAAGCCCGGGCGCTCGGTAAGTCCTCTACCCTTGTTGATGGCATGGCGCATCAGACATCTCATCAGTTGCCTGCTCAGAAGGCGGCGCAACCCGCTCAAGATGTGGCCGAGGTGTCGACCAGCCAGGTGCGTGAACTGCTGGATCACGAGGACATCGTGTTTCTCGATGTGCGTGAGCCGCGTGAATATGCTGGTGCGACGCCCTATGGAGAGTCCAGAGGTGGTCACCTGCCCGGTGCGGTCAATGTCTGGTTCAAGGCATTTCTGAGCGAGGAAGGTACGCTCAGATCTGCCAGCGAGGTGCACAACATACTTGTGCGGGCCGGCGCTCTGGACGCATCTTCTGCCCAGGAGAGTCCCATGATCGTGGTGTATGGGTCTGGCGGCTTTCGGTCTGCCTGGGTGGCGGGCGTCCTGAGTCACTATGGTTACGATGTGCGACATTATGCCGGATCGATGTGGCAGTGGTCGGACAGACCCTGGTTCTGGTACCCCCTGGTCACAGCCTCACGCTGA
- a CDS encoding diguanylate cyclase domain-containing protein → MLLFTFLVGAGLVLLLLQRKLRASKRLTDSLNQRFQDLADNVPGVLFQFRLRPDGTSHFPLVSTRIQAIYRCSQSQVQDDASSVFQVIHPDDLDVVRRSIQDSARQMSVWHATYRVLHPQRGEIWVEGSSTPTLQDDGSVLWHGVIIDITELQHNRQALRLAGQVVQFTSDAVVIFDKDGSVQQVNPAFIRMTGYDFATIAQNGLNCLDPVSFPANEAAVRVDRRDTVWMTATGEPLPVLLSISPVRGESDDITHFVLVAKDISEMRSKQDELDRLAHYDALTGLPNRRLLADRLDQAVAHARRTGESLALAMLDLDDFKPVNDRYGHDAGDRLLVEVSNRLKATVRAEDTVARLGGDEFTLILWNVQGDTPFERVIACVREPVVLDQGVVQVSASMGVTFFDPVQPMNGEQLMRQADVALYRSKEQGRNRYTLFEE, encoded by the coding sequence ATGCTGCTGTTCACTTTTCTGGTCGGCGCCGGCCTGGTTCTGTTGTTGTTGCAACGTAAACTTCGGGCTTCAAAGAGGCTGACCGACTCGCTGAACCAGCGTTTCCAGGATCTGGCAGACAATGTGCCTGGTGTTCTCTTTCAGTTCCGTTTGCGCCCGGATGGTACGTCTCACTTTCCGTTGGTGTCCACCCGGATCCAGGCAATCTATCGTTGTTCGCAGAGTCAGGTTCAGGACGATGCGAGCTCAGTGTTCCAGGTGATCCATCCGGACGATCTGGACGTTGTCAGGCGAAGCATCCAGGATTCAGCCAGACAGATGAGTGTCTGGCATGCCACGTATCGTGTGCTGCATCCGCAACGAGGTGAAATCTGGGTCGAGGGTAGCTCCACTCCGACGCTGCAGGATGATGGCAGTGTTCTCTGGCACGGGGTGATCATCGACATCACTGAGTTGCAGCACAATCGCCAGGCGTTGCGACTGGCAGGGCAGGTCGTACAGTTCACCAGTGATGCTGTGGTCATTTTCGACAAGGATGGGTCCGTACAACAGGTGAACCCGGCATTTATACGGATGACGGGGTACGACTTTGCCACGATTGCGCAAAATGGGCTGAACTGTCTGGATCCAGTCTCGTTTCCCGCCAATGAGGCCGCTGTTCGTGTCGACCGACGCGACACAGTCTGGATGACGGCAACGGGCGAGCCGCTTCCCGTCCTGCTCTCTATTTCGCCCGTGAGGGGAGAGAGCGATGACATTACCCATTTCGTGCTGGTGGCCAAGGACATCAGCGAGATGCGTTCCAAGCAGGACGAGCTGGACAGACTCGCGCATTATGATGCGCTGACGGGCCTGCCGAATCGGCGATTGCTCGCTGACCGCCTCGATCAGGCCGTTGCCCATGCCAGACGAACAGGGGAAAGCCTGGCACTGGCCATGCTGGATCTGGATGACTTCAAGCCTGTCAACGATCGCTACGGACATGATGCTGGTGACCGTCTGCTGGTCGAGGTGTCAAACAGGCTCAAGGCAACGGTGCGTGCCGAGGATACGGTTGCGCGGCTTGGTGGAGACGAGTTCACCCTGATACTGTGGAATGTTCAGGGCGACACTCCATTTGAGCGAGTGATCGCTTGTGTGCGTGAGCCGGTTGTCCTTGATCAGGGTGTGGTGCAGGTCAGTGCCAGCATGGGGGTGACCTTCTTTGATCCTGTGCAACCCATGAACGGCGAACAGCTGATGCGCCAGGCTGATGTCGCCCTGTATCGGTCCAAGGAGCAGGGCAGAAACCGCTATACGTTGTTTGAAGAGTAG
- a CDS encoding DUF1840 domain-containing protein, which produces MLVTFSSKADMDVMMMEKDARQVLTAAGKITGPEIPERGVFTVEQIDEALHSLQLAIGQESASMDRHPDDQDEDEDDRKPKTKEVVLLAQRASPLMQMMRKSKQANAPVMWETGSGW; this is translated from the coding sequence ATGTTGGTCACCTTCAGCAGTAAAGCCGATATGGACGTCATGATGATGGAAAAGGACGCCCGGCAGGTCCTGACTGCCGCCGGCAAGATCACCGGACCAGAGATCCCGGAAAGAGGGGTTTTCACAGTCGAACAGATTGATGAAGCACTGCATAGCCTGCAACTGGCCATCGGTCAGGAATCCGCCTCGATGGACAGGCACCCGGATGATCAGGATGAAGACGAGGATGATCGCAAACCCAAAACAAAAGAAGTCGTCCTGCTCGCCCAACGCGCATCGCCACTCATGCAGATGATGCGCAAGTCCAAGCAGGCCAACGCACCGGTCATGTGGGAAACCGGATCAGGCTGGTAA